AGCTCGGTGAACTCCTCCAGCGAGGGGCCGTGGCCGTAGACGGGGGCGTTGTCGAAGTAGGGGCGGAACTCCTTTTTCGCCTGTTCCTCGGAGTCGGCGATGTAGACCTGCCCGCCGAGGCCGACGATCGCCTGGTCCGCGCTGCCGTGGCCGTGCGCCTCATAGCGGCGGCGGTACAGGTCAACCATGGAGGCGGTGTGCTCCTTGTTCCAAAAAATGTTGTTGTGGAAGAAGCCGTCGCCGTAGTAGGCGGCCTGCTCGGCGATCTGCGGGGAGCGGATCGAACCGTGCCAGACGAACGGCGCTACGCCCTCAAGCGGAGCCGGGGTGGCGGTGAAGCCCTGCAGGGGAGTGCGGAACTGGCCCTGCCAGTTCACCACAGGTTCGCGCCACAGCCGGCGCAGCAGGTGGTAGTTCTCCACGGCGAGCGGGATGCCCTGGCGGATGTCTTTGCCGAACCAGGGGTAGACGGGGCCGGTGTTGCCGCGGCCCATCATCAGGTCCATGCGTCCGTCGACGAGGTTCTGCAGGAAGGAGTAATCCTCGGCGATACGCACCGGGTCCGTGGTGGTGATGAGCGTGGTCGCGGTTGACAGCTGGATGTTCTTCGTCTTCGCGCCGATGTGGGCGAGGTGGGTAGTCGGCGCAGAGGGGACGAACGGCGGGTTGTGGTGCTGGCCGGTGGCGAAGACATCGAGCCCGAGCTCGTCGGCTCTAACGGCAATCGCCGTCATGGCGTCGATGCGCTCCTTTTCCGTGGGGGTTGTTCCCGTGGTGGGGTCGGTGGTGACGTCGCCGATGGTGAAAATTCCGAACTGCAAGGGTGAGCCTCTTTCTTAAGTAGTTTCTTTGCTTCTACCCTAGCGCAACAATGATGACGTGTCACCTATTCCAGGGGCGGGCTAAGCCTCCATGAGGTTGGGAATGTCGGATGCCGTGGCCACGGCAAGAGGCCTCTGGGTGTCCCGGCCCGCCTCGGTGATGATCGCGGCGCGGGGCAGGGTGCCGTCGGCAAGCGGAGTGGTCAAAGCGTTGAGCACAGCGACTGCGGTTGCGGTGCGCGGCAGAAAGACCGCCTGATCCTGGCTTTCGGAATAGTGCAGCGCCTCGGCGACGGTCTTCGCGTCCAACCTGTCGTCGGCCCCCACATCCGCGGCCACCCACCGGGCAATGGCGTTGGTGGTGAGTAGGCCGACGTACTTAGTGCCGTCGTAGATGGGGAACTGCGAGATCTTGCTCTCGCGCAGGGTTGTCAGTGGCGAGTGGATGTCGTCGTCAGGCGCGAAGGTGACCACCTGCTGCGCGCCGAGGACACTCAGCGCCAGCGCGGGGCGAAGAAGTACGTCGCGGATGCGCTCAATAGTCGCGATCGTCTCCGGCAGCGGCTCCGCGATGGGTTTGAAATTCCGGTACTCGCCGTGGCTGATCGCGTTGCGCAGCTCCGCGAACTCCTTCAAGTCGGCGGCGTACTCGCGCGAGACAAGCCCCTTCTTGGCAGCGAGGTTGACCATCCAGGAAAAACCGTCCGATTTCTTCGCGTTCAATGTATCACGCAAAAACGCTTCGATGTCGTTGAACGCGGCGAGAAAAGACGTCGCACGGTTTTCAGTCATGGCTTAGGAATATACGCCGCGGTCCAGGTAGTCGCAGGCGCGCATGTGGCCGTCCTGGTAACCGCGCAGGAACGCCTCCTCGCGCTGCTGGGAGGAACCGTGCGTCCACACATCGGGGTTGACCTCGCCGCCGGAACGCTTCTGAATGTTGTCGTCGCCCACCGCGCGAGCGCTCTGAATCGCCGAGGAGATCTGCTCGCTCGTAAACGGCTCCAGGACAGCGTCCTCACCCTTGTCGGCGTGCGATGCCCACAGGCCCGCATAGCAGTCGGCCTGAAGCTCGATGGCAACGGCCGCGGAATCCTCTCCGGGATTGTTGTAATTGCTCATGCCCAAAGTGCCCTCAAGCTGCTGGATGTGGTGGCCCATCTCGTGTGCGACAACGTACATCTGGGCGAGAGGGGCGTCCGAGCCACCGAGCTGCTCCAACTGGTCGAAAAAGCTGACGTCGAAGTAGGCGGTGGTGTCCGCGGGGCAGTAGAACGGGCCTGTCTGTGCTAACGCCATACCGCACCCGGAACGGTCGGTATCTTGGAAAAAGTGCAGCCCGGGCTGGACATATTCAATGCCGGCCTCGGCGGGAAGGACGTCCTGCCAGACACCGTCGACGCTGACCGCCGTCGCCTCCAGGCGGCAATCGACGTATTCGTTCTGCGCACCCGAGGAGTTGCAGTGGTCGAGGTTGTAGTCCCCGCCATCGGAGACCTGATTGGGATTCGCCTGCGGCAGAGGCATCTGCCCGCCGCCTCCACCGCCGCCGCCGAGGAGGAGGAACAGGCCGAGTAGTAGCAGCGAGCCCAGGCCGCCGCCGCCGATCACCATCGGGGCTGCACCCCGGCCGCCACCGGAGCTGGTTGTCGCGCGGTTGCCGGAACGGCGGTAGCTGTTTTTGAAAGTCATGGCAGCAATTTTGCCAAACACTGACCTTCACCGCGCGCTTGCGCTGCCTGAAACATCGCGCGTCGGCGTCGCAGGCGGCTCACGGGGCCGACTCGGGTGCCGTGCGGGGAGAAAGAGTAGAGTAGAAGCCCGCTATGCGTTGCCGCGTACGAGGCCGACACAACCGGCCTGCTATTCATTAAGGCAACAACCCCGTGACTAGAAGGACGTGGAAAAAGACAGTGCTGCGCACCCACCTTGCCGGAGACCTCCGCACAGAACTCGATGGCCAGACAGTAACTCTCACCGGGTGGGTCTCGCGCCGCCGCGACCACGGAGGCGTTATCTTCATCGACCTGCGCGACCGCTCCGGTCTCGCGCAGGTGGTGTTCCGCGAGTCCGAGGTCGCCGAGGCGGCTCACGACCTGCGCAGCGAGTACTGCATCCAGGTCACCGGCGTGGTCGAGCCGCGCCCGGAGGGCTCCGCCAACCCGAACCTCGCCTCCGGCGAGATCGAGGTCAACGCAGTCGAGCTGACGGTGTTGAACAAGGCCGCCGCACTGCCCTTCCAGGTCGAGGACTTCTCCTCCAACGAGGTCGGCGAGGAAACCCGCCTGAAGTACCGCTACCTTGACCTGCGCCGCGAGCGCCAGGCCGCCGCGCTGCGTCTGCGCTCCGACGCCAACCGCGCCGCCCGCGAGGTGCTCAGCCGCCACGACTTCACCGAGATTGAAACCCCGACGCTGACCCGCTCCACGCCCGAGGGCGCGCGCGACTTCCTCGTGCCGGCGCGCCTGCGCCCCGGCTCCTGGTACGCGCTGCCGCAGTCGCCGCAGCTGTTCAAGCAGCTGCTCATGGTGGCCGGCATGGAGCGCTACTTCCAGATCGCGCGATGCTACCGCGACGAGGACTTCCGCGCCGACCGCCAGCCGGAGTTCACGCAGCTCGACATCGAGGCGAGCTTCGTCGACCAGGAGGACATCATCGAGCTGGCCGAGGAAATCCTCGTCGAGCTGTGGAAGCTTATCGGCGTGGACATCTCCACCCCGATCCCGCGCATGACGTACGCCGAGGCCATGGAGAAGTACGGCTCGGACAAACCCGACCTGCGCTTCGGCATTGAGCTGGTGGACTGCACCGAGTTCTTCAAGGACACCCCCTTCCGCGTGTTCCAAAACGAGTACGTCGGCGCTGTCGTCATGGAAGGCGGGGCCTCCCAGCCGCGCCGCCAACTCGATGCGTGGCAGGAGTGGGCGAAACAGCGTGGCGCCAAGGGCCTGGCGTACATCCTGGTCCAGGAGGACGGCGAGCTGTCCGGACCGGTGGCCAAGAACATCACCGACGCGGAAAAGGCGTCCATCGCGCAACACGTCGGTGCGAAGCCGGGGGACTGCATCTTCTTCGCCGCGGGCGACACCAAGAGCTACCGCGCGCTGCTCGGCGCAGCCCGTGGCGAAATCGCACGCAAGCTCGATCTGATCAAGGAGGGCGACTGGGCGTTTACGTGGGTCGTCGACGCGCCGATGTTCGAGCCCTCCGCAGACGCCACCGCGTCGGGCGACGTCGCGCTGGGCCACTCCAAGTGGACCGCTGTGCACCACGCGTTTACCTCCCCGAAGCCGGAGTACCTTCACTCCTTCGACTCCGAGCCCTCAGAGGCGCTGGCGTACGCCTACGACATCGTCTGCAACGGCAACGAGATCGGAGGCGGCTCGATCCGTATCCACCAGCGCGACGTCCAGGAGCGCGTGTTCAAGGTCATGGGGATCACGGAGGAAGAGGCCCAGGAGAAGTTCGGCTTCCTACTCGAGGCCTTCGCCTTCGGTGCCCCGCCGCACGGCGGCATCGCGTTTGGCTGGGACCGCATTGTTTCGCTGCTCGGAGGGTTCGACTCCATCCGCGACGTCATCGCCTTCCCGAAGTCCGGCGGCGGCGTGGACCCGCTGACCGATGCGCCCGCGCCGATTCCGACGGCACAGCGCAAGGAAACCGGTGTCGATTTCAAACCGAAGAAGGTTGACGCCCCGGCTGATTCGGGCGCCCCCAACTAAGGAGCCGACGCATGGAGCAAAGCGACGTCATCGCCGCTGCTGAGGGCATCCTGACCCGCCGCTTTGGCGGGGCGCAGGAGCTTGTCGACGCCACCCGCCTGCCCGGCTCGGGCCTCGCCGGCGTCTACCGCGCGAAGGTGGCCACGAACCCCTTCCTGCAGCACCGCTCCGTGGTAGTGAAGTACTCTCCGCTAGTCGGTGACCCCCTCGAGGACGCGGCGTACCTGCGGGAGGTCGTGGCGTACCAGTTCACGACGTCGTTAAGCGAAGAGGTGCGACCAGGCCCGGTGCTCCTCGGCTACGACGTTGACAAGCGCATCATTATCATCACCGACTCAGGCGACGGCGACACCCTGGACAGCCTGCTCGCGGAGTCCACCGCTGAAGAGCGGGTCAACGTGCTGCGTTCCTTCGGCTCGGCACTGGGCAGGATGCACGCCGGCACAGCCGACAAGGAAGACGCGTTCAACGTGCTCTTTAGCCGCCTGACCCGCGCCCACAGCGGTGCCGAGGGAGTACAAAACCTTCGCGACCGGTTGCTTTTCCACCGCATCCGGCTCGGGCTGGAAATGATGGAGCAGGCCGGCATCGAGGTGCCCGACGAGGTCAAAACCGTCGCCGAACACGGTAGCTACCGCCTGCTCAAGGGCGGAAACCGCGCGTTCACACCCTTCGACCTCGCGCCCGACAACGTGATCTACGCCGGGACGATCCAATTCCTCGACTACGAGTGGGCGGGATTTCGCGACGTCACCTTCGACCTCGCATCGGTGATCGCGGGCTTTCCCAACTACATCTCCACCGACCCGATTACCGACGAGGAAGCCCACGTGTTCACCGAGGCCTGGGTGCGCGAGGTCAGCGGGCTGTGGCCGGAAGTGGAGCGACCGGAGACCCTGCATGCACGGATCACCGCCGCGCTTATCGCCTGGGCGCTGTCCAGCGTTTCCGTGCTCAACGTCAACGCCCACAGCGAGGTGTGGGAGCAGGACGAGACAATCACCGCTGATTTCCAGGCTGCGGGAGTCGATGTCGGTGCGGGCGTGCATCTGGAAGAGTTCGAGGTCAGCGGCGATTTGTTGCGGCCCTCGCACCAGGGGCCGTTTACAGCCGACGAGAAGCTCGTGCGCCGCGATCTGTACGAGACGTTCGAAGCACTCGCGCGCTACTCCGGCGCTG
Above is a window of Corynebacterium sanguinis DNA encoding:
- a CDS encoding CE1758 family FMN-dependent luciferase-like monooxygenase; amino-acid sequence: MQFGIFTIGDVTTDPTTGTTPTEKERIDAMTAIAVRADELGLDVFATGQHHNPPFVPSAPTTHLAHIGAKTKNIQLSTATTLITTTDPVRIAEDYSFLQNLVDGRMDLMMGRGNTGPVYPWFGKDIRQGIPLAVENYHLLRRLWREPVVNWQGQFRTPLQGFTATPAPLEGVAPFVWHGSIRSPQIAEQAAYYGDGFFHNNIFWNKEHTASMVDLYRRRYEAHGHGSADQAIVGLGGQVYIADSEEQAKKEFRPYFDNAPVYGHGPSLEEFTELTPLTVGTPEMIIERTMQFADWVGDYQRQLFLIDHAGLPLEVVLNQLERLAAEVVPELRRRMEARRPDHVPSDPPTFDTLLAAKREGLSLPHFEVNPGNDGEAN
- a CDS encoding phosphotransferase, which encodes MEQSDVIAAAEGILTRRFGGAQELVDATRLPGSGLAGVYRAKVATNPFLQHRSVVVKYSPLVGDPLEDAAYLREVVAYQFTTSLSEEVRPGPVLLGYDVDKRIIIITDSGDGDTLDSLLAESTAEERVNVLRSFGSALGRMHAGTADKEDAFNVLFSRLTRAHSGAEGVQNLRDRLLFHRIRLGLEMMEQAGIEVPDEVKTVAEHGSYRLLKGGNRAFTPFDLAPDNVIYAGTIQFLDYEWAGFRDVTFDLASVIAGFPNYISTDPITDEEAHVFTEAWVREVSGLWPEVERPETLHARITAALIAWALSSVSVLNVNAHSEVWEQDETITADFQAAGVDVGAGVHLEEFEVSGDLLRPSHQGPFTADEKLVRRDLYETFEALARYSGAGDDPAYKEISEFAHAVARRLS
- a CDS encoding CBS domain-containing protein yields the protein MTENRATSFLAAFNDIEAFLRDTLNAKKSDGFSWMVNLAAKKGLVSREYAADLKEFAELRNAISHGEYRNFKPIAEPLPETIATIERIRDVLLRPALALSVLGAQQVVTFAPDDDIHSPLTTLRESKISQFPIYDGTKYVGLLTTNAIARWVAADVGADDRLDAKTVAEALHYSESQDQAVFLPRTATAVAVLNALTTPLADGTLPRAAIITEAGRDTQRPLAVATASDIPNLMEA
- the aspS gene encoding aspartate--tRNA ligase encodes the protein MLRTHLAGDLRTELDGQTVTLTGWVSRRRDHGGVIFIDLRDRSGLAQVVFRESEVAEAAHDLRSEYCIQVTGVVEPRPEGSANPNLASGEIEVNAVELTVLNKAAALPFQVEDFSSNEVGEETRLKYRYLDLRRERQAAALRLRSDANRAAREVLSRHDFTEIETPTLTRSTPEGARDFLVPARLRPGSWYALPQSPQLFKQLLMVAGMERYFQIARCYRDEDFRADRQPEFTQLDIEASFVDQEDIIELAEEILVELWKLIGVDISTPIPRMTYAEAMEKYGSDKPDLRFGIELVDCTEFFKDTPFRVFQNEYVGAVVMEGGASQPRRQLDAWQEWAKQRGAKGLAYILVQEDGELSGPVAKNITDAEKASIAQHVGAKPGDCIFFAAGDTKSYRALLGAARGEIARKLDLIKEGDWAFTWVVDAPMFEPSADATASGDVALGHSKWTAVHHAFTSPKPEYLHSFDSEPSEALAYAYDIVCNGNEIGGGSIRIHQRDVQERVFKVMGITEEEAQEKFGFLLEAFAFGAPPHGGIAFGWDRIVSLLGGFDSIRDVIAFPKSGGGVDPLTDAPAPIPTAQRKETGVDFKPKKVDAPADSGAPN
- the ypfJ gene encoding KPN_02809 family neutral zinc metallopeptidase codes for the protein MTFKNSYRRSGNRATTSSGGGRGAAPMVIGGGGLGSLLLLGLFLLLGGGGGGGGQMPLPQANPNQVSDGGDYNLDHCNSSGAQNEYVDCRLEATAVSVDGVWQDVLPAEAGIEYVQPGLHFFQDTDRSGCGMALAQTGPFYCPADTTAYFDVSFFDQLEQLGGSDAPLAQMYVVAHEMGHHIQQLEGTLGMSNYNNPGEDSAAVAIELQADCYAGLWASHADKGEDAVLEPFTSEQISSAIQSARAVGDDNIQKRSGGEVNPDVWTHGSSQQREEAFLRGYQDGHMRACDYLDRGVYS